A stretch of the Gossypium hirsutum isolate 1008001.06 chromosome D07, Gossypium_hirsutum_v2.1, whole genome shotgun sequence genome encodes the following:
- the LOC121219307 gene encoding squamosa promoter-binding-like protein 13A, with product MNNPFALNTFQRDKQLDWNLSNSNSCMDWNLRGATTWNLPKIVEEPSFDTINGSSNGDFSVDLKLSPLNKWKKPPLPMASSSSSSSKRAGASNNNGSRQQVRCLVDGCNSELSKCKDYHRRNKVCQLHSKAAQVFINGKKKRFCQQCSRFHSLEEFDERKRSCRKRLEGHNRRRRKPQSMYPLSLMRPGTYFSDYQGTESFPFASLNIPTWPGVNTQEPIVKKDTLQNRTPPTCQSFRTAPEGNGGSSSHNVSCDRLVSWFRDADYALSLLSSVRTQPSSGIGSSNLVQSHSFALVHPSRLSVANPVVEPMGSLAVANDRDDRVHCPEMVHMDCGECSKTQDPHTLPFHRKY from the exons ATGAATAACCCTTTCGCCTTGAATACTTTCCAAAGAGATAAACAATTAGATTGGAACTTGAGTAACTCAAACAGCTGTATGGATTGGAACTTGAGAGGTGCTACAACTTGGAATTTACCTAAAATTGTTGAAGAACCAAGCTTTGATACAATCAATGGATCATCAAATGGGGATTTCTCAGTTGATTTGAAGCTTAGTCCATTGAATAAATGGAAGAAACCACCATTGCCAATGGCGTCTTCTTCTTCGTCATCTTCAAAGAGAGCTGGAGCAAGCAACAACAATGGAAGCCGTCAACAAGTTCGGTGTCTTGTTGATGGGTGCAATTCAGAGCTTAGTAAATGCAAGGACTATCATAGGCGCAATAAAGTGTGTCAACTCCATTCCAAGGCTGCTCAAGTTTTCATTAATGGCAAAAAGAAACGATTTTGTCAACAATGCAGTAG GTTTCACTCACTGGAGGAGTttgatgaaagaaaaagaagttgcAGAAAACGTCTCGAGGGACACAACCGCAGGCGAAGGAAGCCTCAGTCGATGTATCCCCTCTCTCTCATGCGTCCTGGAACCTACTTCTCTGATTACCAAG GTACTGAGTCGTTTCCTTTCGCTAGTTTGAATATACCTACTTGGCCTGGAGTTAACACGCAGGAACCCATAGTCAAGAAAGACACTCTTCAGAATCGAACCCCACCCACCTGTCAGTCGTTCAGGACCGCACCGGAAGGAAATGGGGGCAGCAGCAGTCACAATGTGTCGTGTGATAGGTTAGTATCTTGGTTTCGAGATGCAGATTATGCTCTCTCTCTTCTGTCATCTGTGCGGACACAACCTTCGTCTGGGATCGGTTCGAGTAACCTCGTACAGTCTCACTCGTTCGCCTTGGTGCATCCCTCGAGACTGAGCGTCGCGAATCCCGTTGTCGAACCGATGGGATCACTTGCTGTTGCCAATGACAGGGATGATAGGGTCCATTGTCCAGAAATGGTTCACATGGATTGTGGTGAATGCTCTAAAACCCAAGACCCTCACACTCTTCCCTTTCATAGGAAATATTGA